One window of Stenotrophomonas indicatrix genomic DNA carries:
- a CDS encoding VOC family protein encodes MTTETTGLLGIHHAALICSDYARSKDFYVRVLGLRILAENRRTARDSWKLDLALPDGGQLELFSFPSPPARPSRPEAQGLRHLAFRVAALEPFIERLASHGVACEPIRVDEYTGRRFTFFADPDDLPLELYEIG; translated from the coding sequence ATGACCACCGAAACCACCGGCCTGCTGGGCATCCACCATGCCGCACTGATCTGCAGCGACTACGCGCGCTCGAAAGACTTCTACGTGCGCGTGCTGGGCCTGCGCATACTGGCCGAGAACCGCCGCACCGCACGCGACTCGTGGAAGCTGGACCTCGCCCTGCCCGATGGCGGCCAACTGGAGCTGTTCTCCTTCCCCTCGCCGCCCGCACGGCCCAGCCGCCCCGAAGCCCAGGGTCTGCGCCACCTCGCGTTCCGGGTGGCTGCGCTGGAACCGTTCATCGAACGCCTGGCCAGCCATGGCGTAGCCTGCGAACCGATCCGCGTGGACGAATACACCGGCCGCCGCTTCACCTTCTTCGCCGACCCCGACGACCTGCCGCTGGAGCTGTACGAGATCGGTTGA
- a CDS encoding DUF2147 domain-containing protein produces the protein MRKTFKTLLLALPLCLAALSAQAADSAAGRWKTIDDKTGKVKSIVEISQAANGTLTGRVVEILHSDKGPNPICDGCEGANKNKPVRGMTILWNLAQDKGSTSKWSGGTILDPANGKTYKSKLELQSGGTKLDVAGCIAFICRTQTWVRE, from the coding sequence ATGCGCAAGACCTTCAAGACCCTGCTGCTGGCGCTGCCGCTGTGCCTGGCCGCGCTCTCCGCGCAGGCCGCCGACAGTGCCGCCGGCCGCTGGAAGACCATCGACGACAAGACCGGCAAGGTGAAGTCGATCGTCGAGATCAGCCAGGCCGCCAACGGCACGCTGACCGGCCGGGTGGTCGAGATCCTGCATTCGGACAAGGGCCCGAATCCGATCTGCGACGGTTGTGAAGGCGCCAACAAGAACAAGCCGGTGCGCGGCATGACCATCCTCTGGAATCTGGCCCAGGACAAGGGCAGCACCAGCAAGTGGTCCGGTGGCACCATCCTGGACCCGGCCAACGGCAAGACCTACAAGTCCAAGCTGGAACTCCAGTCCGGTGGCACCAAGCTGGATGTGGCCGGCTGCATCGCCTTCATCTGCCGCACGCAGACCTGGGTGCGCGAGTAG